A stretch of bacterium DNA encodes these proteins:
- a CDS encoding AAA family ATPase codes for MLRRLLIRDYLLVRNLELEFEPGLTVLTGETGAGKSMILGALDVLLGARCPKDAVAESA; via the coding sequence ATGCTGCGACGACTTCTCATTCGCGACTATCTACTCGTCCGAAATCTTGAACTCGAATTCGAGCCCGGTCTGACCGTGTTGACCGGCGAGACCGGGGCCGGCAAGAGCATGATTCTCGGCGCGCTCGACGTGCTGCTCGGCGCGCGCTGTCCGAAAGATGCGGTTGCCGAGAGTGC